CCCGATAGGGTAGCCGACTCCAGTCCCGACGATGGAACTCACCGCAGTGAGTTTTTCAGTTACACCAAAAAGGACGACTTCTCTATACGTCTCATAAGTTAAATAATTACTGAAGACTTCAAAAAATAAGATTCATTTGGTGCTGACTAAATAACTCGAAGATACAACTCAGGAAACATGAAAATGGCGACTGGCAGGAATTAAACTAAGACGACTACATGTCTTCACTCAACGATAGCAAAAAACGTAGTGCCTGCTACTAGCTTGTACGCCAACCAATACACCTTACCCGACGTATCAACTTGGGCGTGGCACATACGTGTACGTATATACATTCGTACAGATTCAATTACGAGCCACGTACGCTCGGTgaactaatttgcataattaccATAGCGACGAGCGCTAAGAAAGAAAATCGGCGGCAATTCGCCACGAAGCAATTTTGCTATACATTTGAATTGGCCCGATCATTGACCAGTATTTTGTTTAAACGTAAATATTAAGAAATCTTTTCCTCGGTTAAATTTTGggagataaaagaaaaatatatttaaaaaacgaTGACAATTTAGGAACTTGACTAGTGACATTgtccttttccatttttttttttttttttttttttgggggggggggtgggagcgCTCCCAAGCCCCTCaacccatctgtacgccactgtcaatgagagagttgatgatgtcccgtaatcttttttttaattttaatttggaacttttcattttttgcaaaCTGCGATCTGGATTAAAATATGTAAGATAATTTTGATTTCCAGGAATGAAACCTCTTGTACATCATAACAGGAAAATCAAATAGTTCATAATTCATATGATACAAGAGAATATTTTGTAAGTGTATAATTTTATCAGTTTCTTCAACTGTTTGCCTTTTAATTCTGTGCATCATtaagtttgtgaaattaatcaaAACTTCAACATGCAATAATTTTCTTATCTATGTTACATATAAGAAGAATTggaagagcaattacattcatttatttagttatttcctctttaaggatatttaTAGTCTAGAACTATAAAGAACATTCGAGAATGTCTTTGTAAAAGCTTTTGTTATGCAGCCCTCGCCTATTTAAAGGCCAAggagttttattttttgaataggGAAAAGCAGACAATAGATTCCTCAGGCAGTGGCACAGAACAATAGAATTAGCTAAGTTGTttatttcactgaggtcattcaaaaatgttttagaaatgtaaaatgctccagaaagaaggagaatgttCATTCTAAAGGCAATACTAGAAATGTCTAGAATAGTTGAAATGTGTCTATATAAAGGtggcagtttcttcaatcaCATCATATTAGATCACTTGATCATATCAGATCACTTCATCaaatcagatcagaactcagagtttcacgccagactttatgtcagagcagagTTTATTTCCACCCGGAATAtgtatcttctgtggaattatttgcacgccatcaataaactgtttgcagttattttgagagaggaattctcagttctcatcgagattatcaacatcatcaacctgtttaatgaacgcttttttcaacccatggattgctgaatttgaccgttaatcatcatcaacatcgtcttcacggacattttaactcgttacagtgactctcataattcatcgtgcttcaacatcagtttcatcatcgccatcattgtgaacttatCTTCGCCAACCAACTGGGAGTTTATTTGGATTTACTATTATAACCCTGGATTTTACATCGGACACTTCAAGAGATTGATgtaagatattttgttttaattttgtttaataagtacatgatttatttcctgtaataaaaaaaaaggaaatcaagtttaaactttaaaatctcaatttctgattgttatttgttgcagtatcgtaacatctaacatccgatttgatgaacttttcatTGTTAATTCCAAAAGACACTTTTTGCAATAAATTTGTTACGTCAACATGTATACGGTTCGCATCTTGACGTTTTACGGCTATTCGGTTTTTACCTATTCATACTGTATCATTAGGCttaactttttattctttttttttaattgatttttgggggacattttttaaaggaatatcATGAATATGAGGGCGTCATCTGGATATCAAAACGTATTGCATCTCGCGGAGAAGGCGCTTGAGAAATCattgagaaaatgaaataaattagaaatattgtataacctCATGATGATCCCTTAGCGAAGAATGTTGACTTAAGGATATTCATTTGAGGGCTTTGAAAACAAGGTGCCTTTCTAAAATCACTACCCTCTCTGAAGCAAATAATTTGATTATGGATTGAGGTTAGAGCACTGTGTATAATTTGAAACGCCAAATTCATAGACGGGTCCAGGGGGAGCCCGAGGGGCacgccccacccccccccccccctattggcggagcaaaaaaaagggggagataaaaagaaaaagaaggcaaaagacaggagaaaaaaagaagggaaaacacaaaatgaggaaaaagagtgaagaaaataaGATGAAGGGAAGgcttgaaaaataatgataaaacacgTGAatcgcctctggcagtctcacctgcatcacgcgattcaatatcgcagcagtgctgactttgaaaactgctataaaataattattcacaaaaaacaccattcagaTAATGATAccatactatgttcattgacaataaatgacatttgaccttgatcatgcgacctaagacttgtcagtgatacttgattacccctatatccacattttataaactatatctataaacttggaaagttatgacagcaattaaTAATTATCTCCAACGTGGCAAAaatttattgaccttaaatgacctttgactttggtcatgtgacctgaaactggcatgagatgttcagtgatacttgattactcttttgtctaagtttcatgaactagaccaatgCACTTACGAAGGTAtgggtaattcaacaaatacacccaacatggccaaaattcattgaccttaaagacatttgaccttgattatgTGACCTGGAACTCGCACAGAATGTCtttcaaagagttgcaattgatccgattaatcgcaactatggacggccagcaacatcaacatgtattatgcatgtttgttaaaaatattttttcactatGACGTATACTCCTGCAGTcgttgttttcttgaaaattcactgtgcttctctttgtttacaaaggacattgtgccaattttctatagaaaaaattatgacagtgatggatttccatagagttacgattgatttgatcaatcgtaaccctttgtaagacggggtcctgattatttttatgtccaagttttataaatcagatccataaactgtcaaagttatgatggtaattcaacagactTGGCCAAAGTTGAtcgaccctaaatgacttttgaccttggtcatgtgacctaaaactcaagcaggatgttcagtaatgtttgattacccttatgtacaagtttcaaGAACGAGGTTCATATACTGTCATTTAAAAGAAAcgtaaccttcggttaagatttggtgttgacgccgccgccgtcggaaaagcggcgcctgtagtctcactctgctatgcaggtgagacaaaaaaaaaatgtcatgtcactgtataaaatgttcgctcgcacttcgcgctcgcgttgccttttaggtgatttaaatatcttgctcaatatggagcttaaaatattaaatttaaaagtcaatatacaaagcatatttaaattaggaaatcgaactttcattattttgtttgatttacacattgatttttaaaaagtgctctgtaaaaattatgttttatcatATTCTGAATATTAGCATTTTCTACTCGcgcaggtacctattattttcctataTTCcttaaagttctcaaaatattcctattctgattggtgagttatgtatatctcaatatcaattttataacaaactacttaaatcccgatttcatgacagtttatcaaatatTACGGCTCGCGATTTCCGCTCGCATTGCttgttgaaaataattatatgcaactcatgcatcttattcataattacaaaagtgctataaatgtccagttttcaggccataatattaacaggttttgcgctctcattaggcttattggATTAATAAAtgagatattaatttaataatcaaattttttcaGACTGGAaaatcgacaagtttcatctagGAAGAGCtaaggaagagaaataggaaattGGACATCAtcattcatatgatgacataatgttctttgAATGCCcctgtcctatgtcaaaactcaaagtaataataatgaaacatatcagctcttttttttaaacattgatCCCATacccacctcacaattttcctacaaagtgcttgaaaaacagagcttaaattgaccctttttcagatcggaatatcaaatattttaagctcgcgatttattaattttcatgattaaaaaaagggtatttagAATGCCAATATTCTAGGTcgaaatatgaaacacgcttGCGCATGTTAATTCaaatacgcagcttgttcttaTTCAATagttactttaaaaatcatccaGTTTCGCAGTTGCGCTCGCGttataaatgtaaaaagatttccaattactcataattttcttgatttacaaaacatgaagagaGTTTCCCATTTTTGGTGTAAATCTCGatattttcggctcgcgcttcgcatcaattgtttaattatatacttatccttttcacgattacaaaaagtgctttccattcttcaggtaaaaatgtaaacattttcagcttgccctttgcgctcgcattatttgattgttgaaataattatgtaacGCCTTcgtggctaactgcaagcagctgTTAAGATCcttttttgatcagatcaaaacgtaaattaaaaatttctgctcgcgcttcgcgctcgcagtgaTGATTTACATCTaatttaggatcacaaacattgcctagAATGTTACAATTTTAGGacgaaatacatgaaataaaaaataaggcttatgagattattatatgtttatgttgatttaaaagaataaagcttagtagtgactttaaagggatggtcctgtctgaaagtatttatagcttaataaatagaataGAATTCAATGAGcgaaatgccgaaaatttcattaaaatcggataacaaataacaaagttattgaattttaaagtttagcaatattttgtgaacatagtcgtcatgaatattcattaggtgggctgatgatgtcacatctgcacttgttcttttgtattttattatatgaaattaggtttattcaaaaattttcctccaagaactcgAAAAATTGGATTAACACTGACTTTgggcattagatatttattgctgcaacttatttcattataagggagacatattactCACACAAGtacgaaataatgaaaaaaaaatgattttatgtaataacagaagaaaacggaaagtggggatgtgacatcataagCCAACATAATTAacattcatgacgactgttttcacaaaatattgctaaactttaaacttcaataactttattatttgttatctgattttgatgaaattttcggcatctTGCTAAGttaattctactctatgtattaagatataaatattttcagcccggaccatctctTTAAGGGTTACCCctacaaagaaacaaacaaaaatcaacttcgagcggccgatcggggaaaacgtggctgaaaaaaatccctgcccccctattggcgaagccTGAAATTACCCAGGCTCGAATCTATCAGTCTTACCCAAATCCAAAGATATAATATGCATTTGAGAAGGTACTtggaataaaatataaataatggaatgtcaaCGAACTCTACATTGGAACGGGTTAGGTTATTATCAGACGAATAcgttaaatcaaatcaaaagattatccaaaagattaaaaagataatttcacagGATCAAAGTTAAGTGAATTGAGAAGGATTTAGTGGCGCCTTTATATTAGAGCGAAGAGGCTATGATTAAATAACAGCAAATTAACCTCCcccatctctccctctccctctctctctccccctccctctctctctctccctcattcTTTCTCTACCTTTCTCTCTTACTCCTTTCTTATccactcctctctctctctctctttttattttattttattttttacaaatattcgtGAAATATTATTCAGCAAATCAGCCACCTCCCTCGATTCAAATAGTTTAGTAAAATTAGTTTATGACAATAACTTTAGTGATAATGAATATGTTATTTATAAGGGAAAAAAACAATACTTGCATATTATGCTCAATTAAAACCATGCAATATTACTCGgcatacaaaatgaaattgtgTTATTCATTTACTCACCCTTTGTCACATTTTTCTGGAGCTTTGTTTTTCAGCTTTTCTTGCCAGAGTTCAGCTTCCATTTGTTGGGTAAAGAGAATAGCTTCCTCAAGTTGTTTGTCCCTGCTTTCTCGCAACCAAATCATTTCTTTTACAAGTTTTTTAACTCTTGTCGACTCCTTCTCATTGTAGTCAATACTCCTCGTTTGTTTATTGCCATCATTGACCATCTCATCACTCTGATTGATTTTTGTAATCTCTACAGTCATAGCGAGGCATTTAGCGTCGCATGTCTGCAGTGCTCTTCGCATATCTTCTACAACTTCTCGTAGACAGTTGTTTTCTGCTCTTAGAGTAGCCACCTCTTCGTTTCGTGTCAAAATTGGCCTACCGTCTTTTAGTTTGGAGTAGTGCTCTTCATCTATGAACAAAAATAGTGATTACAAATTGTGATTAAGAACTTATTAGGGTTTCGAATAAATGACAACAAAAGTTTGTTAAGCaatttggtaaaaatatattgCAGTAAAAAATAAACCGGAAAGGAATTTATAGGAAATAAGCTGTTTACTACATGAACttaacagtagttgtttaacagtcTAAACAACCGTGCTTAATGTAATGATCATAGAATGTTAGAAATCTTGTTTGTTCAAACACTGTCTTGTTTAAGCTGTTAAATAACTACTGCATAAAGTACATTATAGTTAAAATcattgtataaaataaataagggAGTATGAAACCCTGGATCAAGAGAGTTTGCatggaaaaagaaataaaagaaacaaataaaggaAAGTTTGAAAACAATTATCAATGAGAAAGTGATgagaatttgaatattgagattatTAATGCTACAGAGATCCTTCATTGGGAATGCGACCATGCGCGATGACGTAACAGAGGTACAACTCTTCCCTCAGTCTGTACACTAATAATATAACCtaaagcattattttttttcctaattctaataaaagtataaactcgTTGTCTATCACATTTTATGAAACTTCTTTTACATGTCCCCCATAAAGGAAAACACCTGATTATTCGCAGACTTGATAAAAGTGAAGTAATAATGAGTTTATATACAGCACTCATATTGCTTGCAGTGCAAATGGGACGATGTCCACATTATtgtgatctcaacattcaaattcTTCTAACTTTCttctaattatttttaaaaacttgtattgatttgtttcattgatttttcttcttttttacaaGCTAATTTAGGCAGAAAAGTGTTTGAGGTGAATTGCATTAAAAGAGAGAAACAATACGGGTTACTTTTTAGAATTAGGGACATGTATACATGCGTTAATTACGCGTAAAACGTAAAATCAGCTATTAAACATTAAAGAAACGTTCAGCTTACCTTTACACATGGGTATTTTACCATGCTTGTAGAGTACAGAGTGGAATACTTCTAAAGGAGATCGACAATGAAAGCATTCGGTACACATCTGACGTAACAACAATCCTTTCCTGTCAGGAATATTGATACCAGCTTCAACCATCTCATCATCAGTTTTCCATCTattctcatttctttcattttggtcATCAACCTTGCAACTTTCTTCACTTATTTTAGCAAAGATATTGATGAGCCGTGAATGGAAATCTTGAAATCCAATCTCGTCATCATGAATTCCTCTCTCCTTATTCACACTATCTTCATCAGCTCCTAGAAGCTGACAGAGTATATAAAAGTCATTCCATGAAATAGTTTCTTTTTCTCCACCATCTCTATTTGTATTGGTGATGTGATCCCTGTTGCCAAggtgaaaaaatatttcttggATATATTGATCAATGCCAGTAGAGAGGACAATGATTTCATTACTGATGTTTGGTTCTTGAGTCTGATGGCTGTAAGCATGAGATAAAGCAATCGTCAACCACTGAGATCGCTGAGTTGAAACAATCATACTTCGGGGCTTctgaaaaaacaaataataacaaaagaagAAACCATGGCTATGAATATATTGAGGTGTTAAAAATcatatgatgaaattaatgtgaatttcattgatatgaacaaaaaaaattataaatcttATCTCT
This genomic interval from Lytechinus pictus isolate F3 Inbred chromosome 3, Lp3.0, whole genome shotgun sequence contains the following:
- the LOC129256673 gene encoding EF-hand and coiled-coil domain-containing protein 1-like, which produces MHHSFNIARATWMLAQQEGKMHAEDESRRFLRNGIQSAIEKPRSMIVSTQRSQWLTIALSHAYSHQTQEPNISNEIIVLSTGIDQYIQEIFFHLGNRDHITNTNRDGGEKETISWNDFYILCQLLGADEDSVNKERGIHDDEIGFQDFHSRLINIFAKISEESCKVDDQNERNENRWKTDDEMVEAGINIPDRKGLLLRQMCTECFHCRSPLEVFHSVLYKHGKIPMCKDEEHYSKLKDGRPILTRNEEVATLRAENNCLREVVEDMRRALQTCDAKCLAMTVEITKINQSDEMVNDGNKQTRSIDYNEKESTRVKKLVKEMIWLRESRDKQLEEAILFTQQMEAELWQEKLKNKAPEKCDKGIDATITPHMDASLNDVMNDGRMNEVVNDEGGMTPCSERQPSLSSESLSESDDDSIITSIPSGDWCFPQSCDDYSPVTRVNIVNLEIEMEELKEALRQVEFERDAALDKSQKIAIDLDIERRYRKLDQGRYLDDINSLETDKSRLSTVEEELRDVIVLIMRLRDMVLILEPFVSFLYSNFDIMGNRDLNDIYYVVVSDDDVRLVAVDGSIR